The genomic window CACTAAGGCAATGTGCATCCAAACGGACTTTGCTTCAAGATGAGGTATattcacacacacatttaaacaaataataaatagtaCACTAAAAGTATGCAGCTTGCATAAATAAAAACTATTGCTCAACCCCAGGAACGGTATTCTGTATTCAAGTATCAAAGATATAAAAGAAGTGCAATTTGTCTTGCAGGCTTATCCTGTGGCATTGAAACAATGAAGTACTGGCTTCACGTATGACACACTGACATAATGCTCTCCAGATGAGACGTCCTGGAGTGGGCTCAACACCTGACAGAGAGATGGTATTACCGTAACAATAAAATCAAAGAAGTGCATTCACTGGATGCAAAGGAATAGAAAAAAGAGCTTTGTTAAAAATAGCACATAATAAAAGAAGAACCACCACACACCTGGTTGACAGCCTCCAGGACTTCCACATCTTGAGGATTAAAGGCCTTGACTTTTTGTCAGCCGCTAGAACCTGATGATGGCTTTCTCTTGCTCTAATACTCTTTGAATCATCATCTGATGTGATCCCCAGCTGGTGAGCGTCTCAGTTGTGAGCTGGTGCTTTGGAAGACCCCGCTCATCCTGTATCTCGGCCTGGTATGAAAAGGCTCCCACAATTTTCACGCTGTATGCTGTCCTCTTTCATAGCTCTCTCTGTAAAAAcctgttattattatacatttattataacagtcAGATTATTTTAAATGAGAACATTATTTTAGGGGGAACTATTGCTTTAATCACATACGAATCATATCACGCATGTCTAATATGATATACTTACCAAGCAGGATCAAACGAGTCTCAGGCAGGTTAGCCGTCTCTTCAAGATCAGCCGGAGTGGCAGACATCTACTGCTAAAGATAATTAGTTTATATAACTGACATtatctacaaataaataaaatacattttaatgtgtgGCTTGTTTACCCATACAAAGCAAAGAAGAGAATGGGGACCAAACCTTTAAACACCAAAATAACCATAAATGAGGAATAAAGGTAATTCAGATGAGTCGAGTTATTTATCCAGACTTCTGATGCGATTCCATTGGTTTGGGGTTAGAACAGCTCAAACTAACACTTCTCACCATACATCAATTTCTAATCGTTAATCTAACCTTGATTACACTTCTTTGGTGGATTCTAGGTAGAAATCGAGAAGCACAGTGAAAAATTAGTCACATTTGATCTGTTTTCACCCAGAACCATTTGGATTGCTTTGTAAGAGATGGATTAAATCACTGGAGTCTCATGCATTACCTTTATATGCCTTTATATCCTTTCAGAGCTTAAAGCTCCCCAAGTGCTTGGCTTAAATGGACAAACAGACATCATTTCTCCATTActatatctttatttttaattaggtATGCAGCTATGACACAGCATATGTAAAAAAAGTATTGCTGTGTATTTCCACACTGTGCTGTATAACACTAGCTGAATAAATGAGAGTCATTGAGAGGATTTTCAGTTCTGGACATTCAGAGAGCGGAGAAGATAATTACCATTCACAGAATCTTCAAAACTCAATGGAAAtttgaatattatttatttccattAAAAAAAGTCACTATTCTGTGTTTGCAATTCACACAATCATGctgaaaatctgaatattagacgTATTCATGCTGTCCTTGTGTTATTCTTTAAGATGCTTTAAATATATAACATTGTTAAAACATCACATTCATTCAACTGCTTCAAACGCTTGAATAAGAGCACAAACACACAAGCAATACTGCTTTTAAACGCATTTCCTACACTTACTTTATACTATACTTTAGTAAATATACACCGCTACATCACTGCTTACATATAGTTCTCCACAAATTAAATAATCATTTGAAATATCTGATATAATTTAATAGCTACatgttttaagctttatcttatattaatgagctctgctctgattggctgtttcacagagccgctcatctatagctggcacatggataaaaatatatatttaattaggagctctagccgcttttaatatgcggtttgttgaatctgctgtTTTGAATCGCCGTCACTTTAGTAAATTCAGTTCTCCATTCTATGGCAGCTTTAAGAACTAATCCATTAGGTGGAGAGCTGTCATGAGAAGTTCTTTGATGCATACAAACATGTGAATGAGACCCAATGTTAAAGCcttaacagcaaaaaataaaaaagcaaaacagtGCTAACTCACCTTGTCTGCATCAAGCATCCTGAAACACTGAAGACCTCTGAAGACGAATATCTCTGATGGAAACAGGCTAAAAGATGTGCAGCTTCTGCTCTGTGTGGATATAAGTGACCATGAATCATGATCAATCAACAACTGACTTCATGCAACAAAAGATTTAAATCAGTTTACTATAAACACTATAACACATTTATATACCCGACTGCTGCTAATCCAGTGCATTGGATCCAGTTCATTTCCAGCCGTTCTGCTGTATGTTTTATTCTGTATTGCTCTTGGGTTCTTCAACTGCAGCACGGCAGTGATGAGCTGATATCAGCCGTTTAATAATGTGTGAACTTCTTCAGTCTCTGAATCCTCTCTTTTTATTTGTCactgtttattttcttttctcCTGCTCATCTTTCTCCCTCTCAGCAGTCTTAGATTTGTTCTTTATTCTTCATCTCTGTGTCTCCAGTGTGTCCTCCTCAGCTCCACTGAAAGATAAATGATGCACAACTCCACTGCCTGTTACTACCCCTGCATCGGTTTTCTCTTATCTCCTTTCATGAGAAAATATTGCAGATCAAGATGATCAACTACAGACACAGCCGTCTTTCTCCTCTCTTTTTCTATTTTCTTCATATCTGTCTAATCTAGATCTAAAACGACAAGCTTCCATCTCTGCTCTGATTCTCTCCTCTGTCTCCTTTCTCACTTTCTCAATCCTCTCTTGCATTTCTTTCTCTACTTGTTGTTTtctctcctcttcctctttctgtCTCTGCTCTTCCTCCTCTTGTCTGAATCTCTGAGCATCTTCGAACATCTGATTACTGTAGTGTCCTCCTCCGTTCTGCTCTATCATTGTGTCAATCTTCAGCAGGAGATCATTCACCTGCTCTCTGTTATTCAGATCTTTATTGTTGAAGACGTGATATCTGCCTCCACACTGCTGAACTAGATGTCTCCAGTTCCCCTCAATGAGGTCCTTGACAGACTCTTCTTCCAGCAGATCTCCATGAGTGAAGAGAATGAGGGAGTATTTTAACACATCCTGACCAAACATCATCTCAATCTGCTGAGGAACCTGCCGCTCGTGTTCGGTGAATCTCATATTCACAGGAAACACAATGAGGAAAGCGTGTGGTCCTGGACTGGATAAATAAACACTTCTTGCTATCTCTGTCATTATCTCTTCAAGTCTCATCAATGTGTCGAATAATCCAGGAGTATCAACTACAGACACAGATCTGCCTGAAACAGTGGTGTGAGCAACTGAACATTCACTGGTTACTGAACTCATTCTCATCTTAGATA from Garra rufa chromosome 7, GarRuf1.0, whole genome shotgun sequence includes these protein-coding regions:
- the LOC141339240 gene encoding GTPase IMAP family member 8-like, giving the protein MAEMIRGLKLVLLGRTGIGKSASGNTILGRQAFKSSKSSASVTRDVAVESGTVCGRWVSVYDTPGLFHTELSDGEIQQIYESVLQRCESGLCVFLLVIKADRFTGKERRAVEKIEELLGDQRLKNTWILFTGGDELEDENMTIEEYINLSEPLKRVVQKYDQRYHVFNNKMKGPSEQARLLLVEIMQRLKGTSAFSLPSRRIVLLGKTGVGKSAAGNTILGQREFLSKMRMSSVTSECSVAHTTVSGRSVSVVDTPGLFDTLMRLEEIMTEIARSVYLSSPGPHAFLIVFPVNMRFTEHERQVPQQIEMMFGQDVLKYSLILFTHGDLLEEESVKDLIEGNWRHLVQQCGGRYHVFNNKDLNNREQVNDLLLKIDTMIEQNGGGHYSNQMFEDAQRFRQEEEEQRQKEEEERKQQVEKEMQERIEKVRKETEERIRAEMEACRFRSRLDRYEENRKREEKDGCVCS